Proteins encoded together in one Lathyrus oleraceus cultivar Zhongwan6 chromosome 5, CAAS_Psat_ZW6_1.0, whole genome shotgun sequence window:
- the LOC127087468 gene encoding protein NRT1/ PTR FAMILY 1.2: protein MKMDKEVEHSSVFEISQQSERRKGGLITIPFIIANEALARMASLGLLPNMITYLMGSYRLHLGKATQILLLSSAASNFTPVVGAFIADSYLGRFLGVGLGSAVTFLGITLLWLTAMFPQARPPSCNHQTGGCKSATKGQMAVLLSAFGLMSIGNGGLSCSLAFGADQVNRKDNPNNHRVLEIFFSWYYAFTTFAVIIALTIIVYIQDHLGWKIGFGVPAALMLLSTLLFFLASPLYVKITKRTTLFTGFAQVTVAAFKNRNFQLPSQNSAEFYHHNKDSDLVVPTDRLRFMNKACVIKDHEQDIASDGFAINPWSLCTVDQVEELKALVRVIPLWSTGIMMSLNIGGSFGLLQAKSLDRHITSHFEVPAGSFSVILVGAIFIWIVLYDRVLIPLASKIKGKPVRISPKTRMGIGLFISFLQLVTAATFESIRRKKAIKEGYLNDPHGVLKMSAMWLAPQLCLGGIADAINAIGQNEFYYTEFPRSMSSIATSLSVLGMAVGNLLSSFVFSTIENVTSRGGKQGWINDNINKGRFDKYYWVIVGLSALNLMYYLVCSWAYGPTVDQVSKATPEENGSKEEELKSESS, encoded by the exons ATGAAAATGGACAAGGAAGTTGAACATTCTTCAGTTTTTGAAATCTCACAGCAATCAGAAAGACGCAAGGGTGGTCTTATCACCATACCTTTCATCATTG CGAATGAAGCACTTGCGAGAATGGCTAGTTTGGGATTATTACCTAACATGATAACCTATTTGATGGGAAGTTACAGACTTCATCTTGGAAAAGCTACTCAGATTCTTCTCTTATCTTCTGCTGCCAGTAATTTCACACCTGTTGTTGGTGCTTTTATAGCAGATTCTTATTTAGGTCGTTTCCTCGGCGTTGGATTAGGTTCTGCTGTGACTTTTCTGGGAATAACACTGCTGTGGTTAACAGCCATGTTCCCACAAGCAAGGCCCCCTTCATGTAACCATCAAACTGGAGGCTGTAAATCAGCAACAAAAGGTCAAATGGCAGTGTTACTCTCCGCGTTCGGTCTAATGTCGATTGGAAATGGTGGTCTTTCGTGTTCTTTAGCATTTGGTGCTGACCAAGTGAATAGAAAAGATAATCCAAATAACCATAGAGTTTTGGAAATTTTCTTCAGTTGGTATTATGCTTTCACAACTTTTGCTGTCATAATTGCTCTCACTATAATTGTATATATTCAAGATCATCTTGGATGGAAGATCGGTTTCGGTGTTCCCGCAGCACTCATGCTTTTATCTACTCTCTTATTCTTTCTAGCTTCTCCTCTTTATGTTAAGATTACAAAAAGAACCACTTTGTTCACTGGTTTTGCTCAAGTAACTGTTGCTGCTTTTAAGAACAGAAATTTTCAGTTACCTTCTCAGAACTCAGCTGAATTTTACCATCACAATAAAGACTCAGATCTTGTTGTTCCAACTGATAGACTAAG GTTTATGAATAAAGCATGTGTTATTAAGGATCATGAGCAAGATATAGCATCAGATGGTTTCGCGATAAATCCATGGAGTCTATGCACAGTAGATCAAGTAGAAGAACTAAAAGCCCTTGTTAGAGTTATTCCGTTGTGGTCAACAGGGATCATGATGTCCCTTAACATTGGAGGATCATTTGGATTGCTTCAAGCTAAATCCTTAGACAGACATATCACCTCACACTTTGAAGTTCCAGCAGGATCTTTTAGCGTTATCTTGGTAGGTGCAATATTTATATGGATTGTTTTGTATGATCGCGTTCTTATTCCTCTAGCATCAAAGATAAAAGGGAAACCAGTGAGGATAAGTCCAAAGACAAGAATGGGAATAGGGTTGTTTATATCTTTTCTTCAGTTGGTAACTGCGGCGACTTTTGAGAGTATAAGGAGAAAGAAAGCAATCAAAGAAGGATACTTGAATGATCCTCATGGAGTGTTGAAAATGTCTGCAATGTGGCTTGCGCCTCAACTTTGTTTGGGTGGTATAGCGGATGCAATCAATGCTATAGGCCAAAATGAATTCTATTACACAGAGTTTCCAAGGAGTATGTCTAGTATTGCCACTTCCCTCAGTGTATTAGGAATGGCCGTAGGAAACTTGTTATCTTCTTTTGTATTCAGCACTATAGAAAACGTTACTTCAAGAGGAGGAAAACAAGGGTGGATTAATGATAATATTAACAAGGGTCGTTTTGACAAGTACTATTGGGTTATAGTTGGACTTAGTGCTcttaatttaatgtattatttaGTATGCAGTTGGGCTTATGGACCTACTGTTGATCAAGTATCTAAGGCAACTCCTGAAGAAAATGGCTCCAAGGAGGAAGAGTTAAAGAGTGAAAGTTCTTAA